The Sulfurospirillum deleyianum DSM 6946 nucleotide sequence TGGCCAATAAAAAAGTAGAGAGTTGTTTATTAATCATCGAAAGCGTGTAAAAAAGCGGTGAATTTTTTGCATCAATAAACACAGGTAACAAAGGGGCATTGCTTTTTTGGGCAAACTTTAAAAACCCTTTTTTCCATTTAGTGTCTTTGATGCCCGTAGGATGCGCTCTTGAGACCTCACCTGAAGGGAAAACGATGAGTGCTTCATCGTTTTGCAATGCCTCATACACTTTTTTGATAGACTCTTTTGCCATCACGCCATTGAGATTATCAATCGGAATCAAAAGCTCACTTAATGGCTCAATTTGCATCAAAATATCATTGGCAAGAATTTTAACATCGCTTCGAATCTCTTTCACCAAGGCAATGAGCGCCAATGCATCTAACGCTCCCAAAGGGTGATTGGCGATCATAATCACACGACCAGAAGCGGGGATATTGGCTTTATCTTTGTTGGAAATGGTATAACCAAAATTAAAATATTCCAATACTGCTTCCACAAAATCAAAGCCCCTATACGCCTCCGTATGTGTTAAAAACGTGTTAATCTCCTCTTGATGGAGCAATTTTTTCAACACATAGACAAAACTGTGACGCACAATGGAAGGATACGAAAGCATGGCAGGATATTTGACGCTCAAAGCTTTTTCAACATCGACCATCGTTGGCTCCTTTTACATGTAAAGATTTTGGGGAGATTATAAAAGGAGAGCATTACGATGTGGTAACGCTAAGGGGCTTTTTATGTTACCATATTGTAACGATTTCGAACTACAATGATGAGAAACTATTACAAGGAAGATGGATGCTTCAAAAATATGAAGAGAGACTCATTGAAATCAAAAAAATGCTTTTAGACCTCGGCGCTGAGATTACGATGGCAAGTGAAAAAACACTCAGTGGCATGGAGAGTTTAGATATCAGTCGTTTTGACTCAGCCAAAACGCTTTTGAAAAATGTAGAAAACCAAGCCAATGCTATTGATAATGAAATTGTGGTAACCCTCGCACTTTTTGGTCCTGAAGCCAAAGATTTGCGTAAGATGGTTGCTTATCTTAAAATCACCAACGAATTGGTCAAAATCGCCGAAAATATTCGCAGTTTCAGTAAACGTATGGCGCTCCATTTACAAAGCGGTATCTCTTTTGCGTCCCTACACGAATACTCAGCGCACTTGTGTAAAACATCTATTCAAGCCGTCACCCTTTCTATCTCAACAATCGATATTGTGGATAAAGAGATGCTTGAAGATATCTATCGAAAAGTAAAAGTGGAAGAGAGCAAGAGCGATGATTTGTACTCCATTTTGGAAAAAAATATTTTAAGCGATATTGCCAAACTGATTGACCAAGGTGCCGATTTTATTCAGATTTTAAGTACGATGCGAAAACTTGAGCGCATGGCAGATAGAAGTGTCAATATCGTTCAACTCATGATTTTCGCCCGTGTGGGTGGAGAGATGAAGACCTATTAAATCCAATGATTTTTTACACTATTGAGGGAAAATGAAGCAGACCATTTTAATTATCGAAGATGAAGAGGATTTACTCGAACTTTTAGAGTATAACTTGCAAAAAGAGGGATATGAAACCTTAGGCTTTTTAAACACCAAAAACGTAGAAAAGTGTTTGCAAGAAGAGCCCATTGACCTTTTAATTGTCGATAGAAATCTTCCAGGGATGGAAGGCAGTGAATTTGTGAAAACCCTTCGGGAAAAGGGTTTCTCTCAAGCGGTGATTTTTGTCACCGCTAAAGACAGCGATGCGCACATCGAAGAGGGATTTTTACGAGGTGGGGATGATTATCTCACCAAACCGTACAATATGAGAGAGCTACTGCTTCGCATTAAAGCCATTTTAGCACGCACCGCACCTTATCAGCAAAAAACGCTCTCCTATCGTGATTTAATCCTTGATTTGGAAGCGCATACGTTACATGTAAACACCAAAGAAGTTGAACTGACCAAACTCGAATTTGACCTTTTACGCACCCTCATTGAAAACAAAAGCTCTGTTTTAAGCCGTGAATTTCTACTCGAACATGTCTGGAAAAGTGATGACTTTTTTCAAGATAAAACGGTCAATGTTGCCATCAACCGTCTCAAAGGAAAAATAGACCCCAGCAAAGAAAAAGAGTACATCAAATCCGTCTGGGGCGTAGGATACAGCTTATGCTAATGCTTCACCAGCACATCACCCGTGCGCTTTTGACACTCTTTTTGGGCACGCTTTTTCTCTCAAGTATCGTGAGTTACTTTACCATTAAAACAGACAATATCGAAACCTATCAACGTCAATTAATCGCTTATATCAAAATCATCAAACACCAACTTCCCAGCACTCCTGACACACTTGAATCGTTTGCTACGCTCATTAAAGAAGATTCAGGGATTCGTTTTACCCTAATCAACGAAGAGGGTGTCGTTTTGGTCGATAGCGATAAAGACAGTGAAACGATGGACAACCACGCCCATCGTGAGGAGATAGTTAAAGCTCAAAAAATCGAATTTGCACATGCCATTCGCTTTTCTGATTCGATAAAAAGTAATTTTCTCTACGTTGCACACCGCTTTGAATATAATAACCAAATACTCTTTTTACGTCTGGCAATGAACATAGGCTCCATCATGCACAATTTTTACGAGCTCTGGGTCAAGATAGCGCTTATCTTTACGCTCAGCCTTCTTCTTGGTCTTTATGGCGCCTATCATCTCAGTAAAAAGATTCGTCATGAGATTGATAAAATCATTGCAAATCTGCAACAAATCGCCGATAAAGATTATAAAATCACCCTCTCCTCTCACTTTTGTTTAGAGTTCTTAGAAATTTCCAATTACCTTAAAAAACTTGCGACAAAACTAGAAAAACGTGCCCGTCAAAAACGCAAATACACCGCAAAAATCAAACTGATTTCCCAACAGCGAAGCGATGTTATCTCCGCTATTAGCCATGAGTTTAAAAATTCCATTGCCTCCATTATGGGATATGCGCAAACCCTGTTGGATGACCCCAATGCCAGTGTGCAAATCAAAGAGCGCTTTTTAGGAAAGATTGTTCAAAACGGTCAAAAAATTTCTACGATGATAGATCGTTTAGCCCTGACCACCAAATTTGAAAATGGGGATTTTACGACGCAAAGTAGCAGTTTTGATATCGTCAAAATAACCCACGACATTGCACAAAGTTTTCGAGAAAAAAACCCAACACGTACCATAGAATGCCATCTTCCTCCGCACTACCTCATCAACGCAGATCGTACGATGATGGAGCTGGTTATCACCAACTTAATTGACAATGCCCTTAAATATTCAGACGATACCATTACGATTTGCCTAGAAGAAAATGCTTTACATGTAAAAGATAGTGGCGTGGGCATTAAAGAAGATGAAATCGACAAAGTAACCAAAAAATTCTACCGTTCTAACTCACACTCATGGGATAACTCTATGGGACTTGGTTTAGCACTGGTCAATTACATCCTCAAACTTCACAACACCAGCCTAGAGATTCAAAGTACCTTAGGCGTTGGCTCTGATTTTTCATTTAAATTACCTTCAAACCATTCTGTACTATGATGTGCGCATTTTCATAAAAAAGGCGTTACATGAACACAATGGGAGAACCCCGTATCAAAATGGTAGCCATGCCCAAAGATACAAATCCCGCTGGAAATATCTTTGGCGGGTGGATTATGTCGCAAATTGATATTGCAGGTGCCCTTGCTACACGGGATTTAAATGTGGGACGTGTTGTCACCGTAGCCGTCCACTCCATGGAGTTTAAAGAACCGCTTCATGTGGGAGATGTGATAAGTTGCTATGGGAAAATTATGCGTGTGGGGACAACCTCCTTAACCGTTCAAGTCGAGGTTAATGCGGAGCGCTCCTACTTTGGTGAACGCCGCTGTTTGCATGTCACCAGTGCGGTACTCACCTATGTACATGTCGATAAAGAAGGCACT carries:
- a CDS encoding phosphate signaling complex PhoU family protein; the encoded protein is MLQKYEERLIEIKKMLLDLGAEITMASEKTLSGMESLDISRFDSAKTLLKNVENQANAIDNEIVVTLALFGPEAKDLRKMVAYLKITNELVKIAENIRSFSKRMALHLQSGISFASLHEYSAHLCKTSIQAVTLSISTIDIVDKEMLEDIYRKVKVEESKSDDLYSILEKNILSDIAKLIDQGADFIQILSTMRKLERMADRSVNIVQLMIFARVGGEMKTY
- a CDS encoding response regulator transcription factor; translated protein: MKQTILIIEDEEDLLELLEYNLQKEGYETLGFLNTKNVEKCLQEEPIDLLIVDRNLPGMEGSEFVKTLREKGFSQAVIFVTAKDSDAHIEEGFLRGGDDYLTKPYNMRELLLRIKAILARTAPYQQKTLSYRDLILDLEAHTLHVNTKEVELTKLEFDLLRTLIENKSSVLSREFLLEHVWKSDDFFQDKTVNVAINRLKGKIDPSKEKEYIKSVWGVGYSLC
- a CDS encoding sensor histidine kinase; amino-acid sequence: MLMLHQHITRALLTLFLGTLFLSSIVSYFTIKTDNIETYQRQLIAYIKIIKHQLPSTPDTLESFATLIKEDSGIRFTLINEEGVVLVDSDKDSETMDNHAHREEIVKAQKIEFAHAIRFSDSIKSNFLYVAHRFEYNNQILFLRLAMNIGSIMHNFYELWVKIALIFTLSLLLGLYGAYHLSKKIRHEIDKIIANLQQIADKDYKITLSSHFCLEFLEISNYLKKLATKLEKRARQKRKYTAKIKLISQQRSDVISAISHEFKNSIASIMGYAQTLLDDPNASVQIKERFLGKIVQNGQKISTMIDRLALTTKFENGDFTTQSSSFDIVKITHDIAQSFREKNPTRTIECHLPPHYLINADRTMMELVITNLIDNALKYSDDTITICLEENALHVKDSGVGIKEDEIDKVTKKFYRSNSHSWDNSMGLGLALVNYILKLHNTSLEIQSTLGVGSDFSFKLPSNHSVL
- a CDS encoding acyl-CoA thioesterase — encoded protein: MNTMGEPRIKMVAMPKDTNPAGNIFGGWIMSQIDIAGALATRDLNVGRVVTVAVHSMEFKEPLHVGDVISCYGKIMRVGTTSLTVQVEVNAERSYFGERRCLHVTSAVLTYVHVDKEGTKIPIPYTHQELLALGIESKK